The Melospiza melodia melodia isolate bMelMel2 chromosome 7, bMelMel2.pri, whole genome shotgun sequence genome has a segment encoding these proteins:
- the LOC134420748 gene encoding granzyme M-like — translation MGARGCLGPLLLLLLLPWAGGSGMGSESLPGAVAAAVGDRTWLQPSIIGGHEAKRHSRPYMAFLQIGGSACGAALLHRRWALTAAHCLPKKSRHKGRLLVGLHNRRDGEEEEGAQSFTIRAACPHPGYDPYTRENDLLLLQLDGKVTLSRTRRLIPLASREPAPGARCSLAGWGVADPRDGGLSPTLQELDVTVMDTRMCNNSRFWHGEIGPTMICFQGLRRGSAPAKGDSGGPLVCGRRPAVAGVISFSGKNATDPFEPPVATSTVKHKKWIQKILRRGCGSGQPEHTG, via the exons atgggggctcggggctgcctggggccgctgctgctgctgctgctcctcccttggGCCGGGGGGTCCGGCATGGGCTCGGAGTCACTGCCCGGGGCGGTGGCAGCTGCTGTTGGGGACAGGACATGGCTCCAGCCCTCCATCATCGGGGGACACGAGGCCAAACGCCACTCCCGGCCCTACATGGCATTCCTGCAGATCGGGGGTAGCGCCTGCGGGGCAGCGCTGCTGCACCGACGCTGGGCACTGACCGCCGCGCACTGCCTGCCTAAGAA GTCGCGGCACAAGGGGCGGCTGCTGGTGGGGCTGCACAACCGGCGGgacggtgaggaggaggagggcgcgCAGAGCTTCACCATCCGGGCTGCCTGTCCCCACCCCGGCTACGACCCATACACGAGGGAGAACgatctgctcctgctgcag CTGGACGGGAAGGTGACGCTGAGCAGGACACGGCGCCTGATCCCGCTGGCGAGCCGGGAGCCGGCGCCGGGGGCGCGGTGCAGCCTGGCGGGCTGGGGGGTCGCGGACCCCCGGGATGGGGGGCTGTCACCCACCCTGCAGGAGCTCGACGTGACGGTGATGGACACGCGGATGTGCAACAACAGCCGCTTCTGGCACGGCGAAATCGGCCCCACCATGATCTGCTTCCAGGGGCTGCGCCGCGGCTCCGCGCCCGCCAAG GGTGACTCGGGGGGCCCCTTGGTGTGCGGGAGGCGGCCGGCGGTGGCCGGCGTCATCTCCTTCAGTGGCAAGAACGCCACTGACCCTTTCGAGCCACCCGTGGCCACCTCGACCGTGAAGCACAAGAAATGGATCCAGAAAATTCTGCGGAGAGGCTGCGGGTCCGGCCAGCCCGAACACACGGGATAG
- the C7H19orf25 gene encoding UPF0449 protein C19orf25 homolog translates to MSSKAKRVLPTRPEPPSAEQILADVQGTLPSDPVFVLPAEPPLDPPGPAPGCPEPAAEERERLYRQIRSYVGMNQRLQQSREQLRERRRELQRVGEALQRGIAEMRQKAF, encoded by the exons ATGAGCTCCAAGGCCAAGCGGGTGCTGCCCACCCGCCCTGAGCCCCCCAGCGCCGAGCAGATCCTGGCGGACGTGCAGGGCACGCTGCCCTCCGACCCCGTGTTCGTCCTGCCCGCCGAGCCCCCCCTGGACCCCCCAGGCCCCGCTCCAG GCTGCCCCGAGCCCGCGGCCGAGGAGCGGGAGCGGCTGTACCGGCAGATCCGCTCCTACGTGGGGATGAACCAGCGGCTGCAGCAGTCCCGGGAGCAGCTGCGGGAGCGGCGCCGGGAGCTGCAGAGGGTCGGGGAGGCGCTGCAGCGCGGCATTGCTGAGATGAGGCAGAAAGCGTTCTGA
- the REEP6 gene encoding LOW QUALITY PROTEIN: receptor expression-enhancing protein 6 (The sequence of the model RefSeq protein was modified relative to this genomic sequence to represent the inferred CDS: inserted 1 base in 1 codon), producing the protein MAALQQRLERFLHSPGPIGDLLAHLEARTGVQRLYLPAGSVTFLGLYLMFGYGASLLCNIIGFVYPAYVSIKAIESSSKEDDTMWLTYWVVYGVFSIAEFFSDLFLYWFPFYYAGKCLFLVWCMXPVPWNGSQLIYHSVIRPFFLKHHQAVDNMMGGIGTRALDAASSVTREGVRASLNLAEKAK; encoded by the exons ATGGCCGCCCTGCAGCAGCGCCTGGAGCGCTTCCTCCACAGCCCCGGCCCGATCGGCGACCTGCTGGCGCATCTGGAAGCCCGCACCGGCGTCCAACGGCTCTACC tccccgcaggCTCCGTGACTTTCCTGGGGCTCTACCTCATGTTCGGCTACGGCGCTTCCCTGCTCTGCAACATCATCGGCTTCGTCTACCCCGCCTACGTCTC CATCAAGGCCATCGAGAGCAGCAGCAAGGAGGATGACACCATGTGGCTCACGTACTGGGTGGTCTACGGCGTTTTCAGCATCGCCGAGTTCTTCTCCGACCTTTTCCTCTACTGGTTCCCCTTCTACTACGCTGGGAAG tgcctGTTCCTGGTGTGGTGCA GCCCGGTGCCCTGGAACGGCTCCCAGCTCATCTACCACAGCGTCATCCGACCCTTCTTCCTCAAGCACCACCAAGCCGTGGACAACATGATGGGTGGCATCGGCACCAGGGCCCTGGACGCGGCCTCCAGTGTCACCCGAGAAG GCGTCAGAGCATCCCTGAACCTGGCAGAGAAGGCGAAGTAA
- the PCSK4 gene encoding LOW QUALITY PROTEIN: proprotein convertase subtilisin/kexin type 4 (The sequence of the model RefSeq protein was modified relative to this genomic sequence to represent the inferred CDS: deleted 1 base in 1 codon), producing MAAMRELERPRSDPDPDPGPGQRGGGGRGQRQMGGANRKAWPMGRRGGGRGGPMRRGRAGGGADAAAMATRAVASWRLGPGPARRWRCRCSRCWWRCSWWPPAPLRAPPGPPRVYLSSWAVRVAAGLRDARDLARRHGLLYLGQVMEGEPFYHFSHRGTRQRALSRHWGWHMRLSRDPPALLRAQVLWFEQQTLKRRSRRGAQGVPRSSVVPTDPWFPKQWYMNNDIHPDLNILTAWSRGYTGLGVVLTVLDDGLEKDHPDLAANYDPLASYDFNSNDPDPQPRYSDSDKNWHGTRCAGEVAAVANNGICGAGVAYNAKIGGVRMLDGSIMDIVEAQALSLQPQYIHIYSASWGPEDDGRTVDGPGVLAAAAFHKGVVQGRGGLGSIFIWASGNGGTNYDNCNCDGYTNSIYTVSVGSVLGDGHRPLYSESCPAILTTTYSSRTTSKVQIVTTDLHHRCTDKHTGTSASAPLAAGMVALALEANPALTWRDLQHLIIRASRPAHLQAEDWAENGVGRRVSHYYGYGLLDAGLLVQEAMTWTGTRPQEKCSVQAIQVPRDISSKLVISTDASSCSKSIRSLEHVQVQLSLSYSRRGDLVVALSSPMGTTSTLVTVRPYDTSQDGYQDWTFMSTHFWDENPKGIWTLQLENRGDAENTGQLTTFILHLHGTDEDMPARCSAATATDECLRRDKQGACEDCGSSLYIHHGSCLSYCPPRYYGRSRSASPRGAALVCASCHPSCYTCQGSWANNCTSCPSGHTFQDITHTCQEPAEGSPSPARLRRDLVVVTVLACSSLVLAGVLYPTYRVGFRAGKGALCCPRARRTV from the exons ATGGCGGCGATGCGGGAGCTGGAGCGGCCCCGGTCCGACCccgaccccgaccccggccccggtcAGCGCGGCGGGGGGGGGCGTGGCCAGCGGCAGATGGGCGGTGCAAACCGGAAGGCGTGGCCAATGGGAAGGCGGGGCGGGGGTCGAGGAGGGCCAATGAGGCGAGGCCGTGCGGGGGGCGGGGCGGACGCCGCTGCCATGGCAACGCGCGCAGTGGCCTCATGGCGGCTcggcccgggcccggcccggcgctggCGCTGTCGCTGTTCCCGGTGCTGGTGGCGCTGCTCGTGGTGGCCGCCAGCGCCTCTCCGGGCCCCGCCAGGCCCCCCCCGCGTCTACCTGAGCAGCTGGGCTGTGCGGGTGGCGGCGGGGCTGCGGGACGCTCGGGACTTGGCCCGCCGGCACGGGCTGCTCTACCTGGGTCAG GTGATGGAGGGAGAGCCCTTCTACCACTTCAGCCACCGTGGCACCAGGCAGAGAGCCCTGAGCAGGCACTGGGGGTGGCACATGCGGCTCTCCAGGGACCCCCCAG CGCTGCTCCGTGCCCAGGTGCTGTGGTTTGAGCAGCAGACGCTGAAGAGGCGCTCCAGGAGAGGTGCCCAGGGTGTGCCACGCTCCAGCGTGGTGCCCACGGATCCCTGGTTCCCCAAGCAGTGGTACATG AACAACGACATCCACCCTGACCTGAACATCCTCACGGCGTGGAGCAGAGGCTACACGGGGCTGGGGGTGGTGCTGACTGTGCTGGATGATGGGCTGGAGAAGGATCATCCCGACCTGGCTGCCAACTAC GACCCGCTGGCAAGTTACGACTTCAACAGCAACGACCCCGATCCACAGCCCCGATACAGCGACAGCGACAAGAACTG GCACGGGACACGCTGTGCAGGGGAAGTGGCAGCTGTGGCCAACAATGGCATCTGTGGGGCAGGCGTCGCCTACAACGCCAAAATCGGAG GTGTGAGGATGCTGGACGGCTCCATCATGGACATAGTGGAGGCCCAGGCCCTGAGCCTGCAGCCCCAGTACATCCACATCTACAGTGCCAGCTGGGGCCCTGAGGATGATGGCAGGACGGTGGATGGGCCTGGAGTCCTGGCTGCGGCC GCTTTCCACAAAGGAGTCGTCCAA GGACGGGGTGGGCTCGGCTCCATCTTCATCTGGGCCTCAGGCAATGGTGGCACCAACTATGACAACTGCAACTGCGACGGGTACACCAACAGCATCTACACGGTGTCGGTGGGCAGCGTGCTGGGCGACGGGCACCGGCCCCTCTACAGCGAGAGCTGCCCTGCCATCCTCACCACCACCTACAGCAGCAGGACCACCAGCAAGGTGCAGATT gtgACCACGGACCTGCACCACCGCTGCACAGACAAGCACACGGGCACCTCGGCCTCGGCCCCGCTGGCTGCAGGAATGGTGGCCCTGGCACTGGAGGCCAA cccagccctgacctGGCGTGACCTGCAGCACCTGATCATCAGGGCCTCCAGACCCGCTCACCTGCAGGCAGAGGACTGGGCCGAGAACGGCGTCGGGCGCAGGG TGAGCCACTACTATGGCTATGGGCTGCTGGACGCggggctgctggtgcaggaggccATGACGTGGACAGGGACCCGGCCACAGGAGAAGTGCTCAGTCCAGGCCATCCAGGTCCCCAG GGACATCAGCTCCAAGCTCGTCATCTCCACGGATGCCTCCTCCTGCTCCAAGAGCATCCGCTCCCTGGAGCACGTCCAGGTGCAGCTGTCGCTGAGCTACAGCCGCAGGGGGGACCTGGTGGTGGCCCTGAGCAGCCCCATGGGCACCACGTCCACGCTGGTGACAGTGCG CCCCTACGACACCAGCCAGGACGGCTACCAGGACTGGACCTTCATGTCCACTCACTTCTGGGATGAGAACCCCAAGGGGATCTGGACCCTGCAGCTGGAGAACAGGGGTGATGCTGAGAACACAG GCCAGCTGACCACCTTCATCCTGCACCTGCATGGCACAGATGAGGACATGCCAGCCCGGTGCTCCGCAGCCACTGCCACCGACGAGTGCCTCAGGAGGGACAAGCAGGGAGCCTGTGAGG ACTGTGGCAGCTCCCTGTACATCCACCACGGCTCCTGCCTGTCCTACTGCCCCCCGCGCTACTACGGCCGGAGccgcagtgccagccccaggggcGCTGCCCTGGTGTGTGCCAGCTGCCACCCCTCCTGCTACACCTGCCAGGGCTCCTGGGCCAACAACTGCACGTCCTGTCCCTCGGGCCACACCTTCCAGGACATCACCCACACGTGCCAGGAGCCCGCAGAGGGCTCGCCCAGCCCGGCCAGGCTGCGCAGGGACCTGGTGGTTGTCACTGTCctggcctgcagcagcctggTTCTGGCAGGGGTGCTCTACCCCACCTACAGGGTGGGTTTCCGTGCTGGCAAAggtgccctgtgctgtccccggGCCAGGAGGACAGTGTGa
- the ADAMTSL5 gene encoding ADAMTS-like protein 5: MAGRGRGGGSDPHAAGSCGETEARGAPAPERGLGITRRASPEPRRGPDDTNTPLERRQRDPPALPLSRCGHPQPGVPGAARDGTEPARPGIPDTGMGPPHPPGTLLAPPAAPGRALLGGCRIGRCGGLPLPPHPAGPDPDRGATREPRRAGLVLPRQAAIPARRPPRGPGGGGAIARAGAAWVLAAAAAGLAQPGGHGAALTITFLTQDPALGTPARVPEPPAPARPQGTWASWGPWSSCSSSCGDGVALRSRRCLRSSEEQPCPGDPRQYRLCPLQGCPAGSVPFRAMQCSLYDNRPVLGTSARYRWVPFHGAPNLCDLNCLAEGHNFYYSFGRVLDGTRCSPGSPDLCVGGRCLSVGCDGILGSGPDACGHCGGGHGSCVLVHRLFQGSDPSSGYLGYVNVTKIPAGATNIKVTDKSRNYLALMASDGRYVLNGDWAIAWPGPYEAAGTLLTYDRAPDGTESLEAPGPTLEDLHVMVLLQEPNPGIEYQFWLPRGHPQLGRGDTSALRQPQPRGAGSPPPPEPPQPPEPPRPPEPPRPRGLATEPPPRSPPGRSQDGDSAGRCGRCRPPKGRSQRIRHFCQSDFVFRGRILARRSVGRETRYEVAVQARYRQRFPLVAREYLWVPSTCGCPALLEGAEYVLMARRHVNHEHTLNRVLLPPDGYARPWTAREARLVREAARHCPHPRPP, translated from the exons ATGGCCGGGAGGGGCCGTGGGGGCGGCTCGGACCCCCACGCTGCCGG CTCctgcggggaaactgaggcacgcggTGCCCCCGCGCCAGAGCGGGGTTTGGGCATCACCCGCCGGGCATCGCCCGAGCCTCGGCGGGGTCCGGACGATACAAACACCCCCCTGGAGAGGCGGCAGCGCGACCCCCCGGCCCTTCCCCTGTCCCGCTGCGGGCACCCACAGCCGGGGGTGCCGGGGGCTGCCCGCGACGGGACGGAACCGGCCCGACCGGGGATTCCCGACACGGGGATGGGACCCCCGCACCCTCCTGGCACCCTCCTGGCAcctcccgcagccccgggcagggcgcTTTTGGGGGGCTGCAGGATCGGGCGCTGTGGGGGCCTCCCGCTGCCCCCCCACCCCGCGGGGCCGGATCCGGATCGGGGAGCGACGCGGGAGCCCCGGCGAGCAGGTCTGGTCCTGCCCCGGCAGGCAGCGATCCCGGCCCGGCGCCCGCCGCGGGGCCCTGGGGGCGGCGGGGCCATCGCCCGTGCCGGGGCTGCGTGG GTgctggcggctgctgctgctggcctggctCAGCCTGGTGGGCACGGCGCAG CGCTCACCATCACCTTCCTCACGCAggacccagccctggggacaccagcgAGGGTCCCCGAGCCCCCGGCCCCTGCTCGGCCCCAGGGGACCTGGGCGTCCTGGGGACCCtggagctcctgctccagctcctgtggGGACGGGGTCGCCCTGCGCAGCCGGCGGTGCCTGCG GAGCAGCGAGGAGCAGCCGTGCCCGGGGGACCCGCGGCAGTACCGGCTCTGCCCGCTCCAG GGCTGCCCCGCCGGTTCCGTGCCCTTCCGGGCCATGCAGTGCTCGCTCTACGACAACCGGCCCGTGCTGGGCACCTCCGCCCGCTACCGCTGGGTGCCCTTCCACGGAG CCCCAAACCTCTGCGACCTCAACTGCCTGGCCGAGGGACACAATTTCTACTACAGCTTCGGCCGGGTGCTGGACGGGAcgcgctgcagccccggctccccGGACCTGTGCGTCGGCGGGCGCTGCCTG AGCGTGGGCTGTGACGGGATCCTGGGCTCGGGCCCCGACGCCTGCGGGCACTGCGGCGGCGGCCACGGCTCGTGTGTGCTGGTGCACCGGCTGTTCCAGGGCTCCGACCCCTCCTCCG GATATTTGGGGTATGTGAACGTCACCAAGATCCCGGCTGGGGCCACCAACATCAAAGTGACGGACAAGAGCCGCAATTACCTGG CGCTGATGGCGAGCGACGGCCGCTACGTCCTCAACGGCGACTGGGCCATCGCGTGGCCGGGGCCCTACGAGGCCGCCGGGACCCTCCTGACCTACGACCGGGCCCCCGACGGCACCGAGAGCCTGGAGGCGCCCGGACCCACCCTCGAGGACCTGCACGTGATG gtgctgctgcaggagcccaaCCCCGGCATCGAGTACCAGTTCTGGCTGCCCCGCGGGCACCCGCAGCTCGGCCGCGGGGACACGAGCGCCCTGCGGCAGCCGCAGCCCCGCGGGGCCGGCAGCCCCCCGCCCCCGGAGCCCCCGCAGCCCCCGGAGCCCCCGCGGCCCCCGGAGCCCCCGCGGCCCCGGGGCTTGGCCACGGAGCCACCGCCGAGGAGCCCCCCGGGCCGCAGCCAGGATGGGGATAGCGCAG GGCGCTGCGGGAGGTGCCGCCCGCCCAAGGGGCGCTCGCAGCGCATCCGGCACTTCTGCCAGAGCGACTTCG TGTTCCGCGGGCGGATCCTGGCTCGGCGCTCGGTGGGGCGGGAGACGCGCTACGAGGTGGCGGTGCAGGCGCGGTACCGGCAGCGCTTCCCGCTGGTGGCCCGCGAGTACCTGTGGGTGCCCAGCACCTGCGGCTGCCCCGCGCTGCTCGAGGGAGCCGAGTACGTGCTGATGGCGCGGCGCCACGTGAACCACGAGCACACCCTGAACCGCGTCCTGCTGCCCCCCGACGGCTACGCCCGGCCCTGGACGGCCCGCGAGGCGCGGCTGGTGCGGGAGGCGGCGCGGCACTGCCCGCACCCCCGGCCGCCCTGA